One segment of Nostoc piscinale CENA21 DNA contains the following:
- a CDS encoding precorrin-8X methylmutase, with protein sequence MEWHVTDAQSLAIIDSEIGDHVFSPAEYEIVRRVIYATADFEYKSLIRFSEHALQAGAAALAARTTIVVDVPMVQVGIAYDIQSTFANPVYCSMETVTRPQKEKTLAAWGIETLAKRYPEGIFVVGQAQTALTALVDLIEAEEIRPALIIATPVGFIDVDTDKSRLQDSLVPYITIESRKGNAVVAAAVVDGLVDLAWQAYGQNASRGS encoded by the coding sequence ATGGAATGGCACGTAACTGATGCTCAAAGTTTAGCAATCATCGACAGTGAAATTGGCGATCATGTCTTTTCACCAGCAGAGTATGAAATTGTGCGACGGGTGATATACGCCACTGCTGACTTTGAATATAAATCTTTAATTCGGTTTTCGGAACATGCTTTGCAAGCTGGTGCCGCAGCATTAGCAGCACGCACCACAATTGTAGTAGATGTCCCAATGGTACAAGTAGGTATTGCTTACGACATCCAAAGCACGTTCGCTAACCCAGTCTATTGCAGCATGGAAACTGTCACACGTCCGCAAAAGGAAAAAACACTGGCAGCATGGGGAATTGAAACTCTCGCCAAGCGTTATCCAGAGGGCATTTTTGTAGTTGGTCAGGCGCAAACAGCACTAACAGCACTAGTAGATTTGATTGAAGCGGAAGAAATTCGACCAGCTTTAATTATTGCAACTCCAGTCGGATTTATTGATGTAGATACGGATAAAAGTCGCCTGCAAGATTCTCTAGTTCCCTATATCACTATTGAAAGTCGCAAAGGAAATGCCGTTGTTGCTGCTGCTGTTGTTGATGGACTGGTAGATTTAGCTTGGCAAGCTTATGGACAAAATGCGAGTCGGGGAAGTTAG
- the dapB gene encoding 4-hydroxy-tetrahydrodipicolinate reductase, which produces MTNQTPIPVIINGAAGKMGREVVKAVAQAPDLTLMGAIDRNPELQGKDAGELAGLSEPLEVPITDQLEPMLGYVAGERQLPPGVIVDFTHPDSVYDNVRSAIAYGIRPVVGTTGLSPEQIQDLADFAEKASTGCLIIPNFSIGMVLLQQAAVTASQYFDHVEIIELHHNQKADAPSGTAIQTAQLLAEMGKTFNPAVVHETEKIPGARGSIADEGIRIHSVRLPGLIAHQEVIFGAAGQIYTLRHDTSDRACYMPGVLLAIRKVSQLKSLVYGLEKIL; this is translated from the coding sequence ATGACAAATCAAACTCCGATTCCGGTGATTATTAACGGTGCTGCTGGCAAAATGGGTCGTGAGGTAGTCAAAGCAGTCGCCCAAGCACCTGATTTAACTCTGATGGGTGCAATTGACCGCAACCCCGAACTTCAAGGTAAAGATGCTGGGGAACTTGCTGGTTTAAGTGAACCTTTAGAAGTACCAATTACTGACCAATTAGAACCAATGTTAGGGTACGTGGCGGGTGAGCGACAGCTACCGCCTGGTGTAATAGTAGACTTTACCCACCCTGATTCAGTGTATGACAACGTAAGAAGTGCGATCGCCTATGGGATTCGTCCGGTTGTCGGAACTACAGGCTTAAGTCCCGAACAAATTCAAGATTTAGCCGACTTTGCCGAAAAAGCCAGTACTGGTTGCTTGATTATTCCTAATTTCTCCATTGGGATGGTGTTACTCCAACAAGCCGCCGTTACCGCATCACAATATTTTGACCATGTAGAAATTATCGAATTGCACCACAACCAAAAAGCTGATGCACCCAGTGGTACAGCAATTCAAACTGCTCAGTTATTAGCAGAAATGGGTAAAACTTTTAACCCAGCAGTTGTCCATGAAACCGAGAAAATACCTGGAGCTAGAGGCAGCATTGCTGATGAAGGTATTAGAATTCATAGTGTACGCTTGCCAGGATTAATTGCCCATCAAGAAGTAATTTTTGGTGCGGCTGGTCAAATTTATACTTTACGCCATGATACAAGCGATCGCGCCTGCTATATGCCTGGTGTATTACTGGCAATTCGCAAAGTCTCACAGTTAAAGTCGTTAGTGTATGGTTTAGAAAAGATACTCTAA
- a CDS encoding peptidoglycan-binding domain-containing protein yields MSYPGYFLQQGCETADVYMVQQTLQALGYSISADGIFGPMTENAVRQFQMSNGLVADGVVGPNTWYALMNQGC; encoded by the coding sequence ATGTCTTATCCAGGTTATTTTTTGCAACAAGGCTGTGAAACCGCAGATGTATATATGGTGCAGCAAACTTTGCAAGCATTAGGCTATTCTATCTCTGCTGATGGTATATTTGGCCCGATGACAGAAAATGCTGTCCGACAATTTCAAATGTCTAATGGTCTGGTGGCTGATGGTGTTGTCGGCCCTAATACTTGGTATGCGTTAATGAACCAAGGCTGCTAA
- a CDS encoding TPM domain-containing protein encodes MQSCFWRRILVSIGIFLVAGSIWLTNPSSALAYDNPDLLPNFQTPVIDLAKTLTDIQEDKLVSDIKQFETDTGWKLRVLTQYDRTPGRAVINYWGLDDKSILLVADSRGGNILSFSVGDAVYELLPRTFWIELQTRFGNLYFVREQGEDQAILQALDSVKGCLLKGGCNVVPGLPREQWILTLVTSVIGGIICGFAAQPRNDKQIVAWQWALIFSPLWGILFIAFGIGPVVTRTSDWLPLVRNISGFFIGALVAYLSPVFSRPSSSAEL; translated from the coding sequence ATGCAGTCTTGTTTTTGGCGACGAATTCTAGTATCTATTGGCATATTTTTAGTGGCTGGGTCAATTTGGTTAACAAATCCTTCCTCAGCACTGGCTTATGACAATCCTGATTTATTACCGAACTTCCAAACTCCGGTTATTGACTTAGCGAAAACGCTCACTGATATTCAGGAAGACAAGCTAGTTTCAGATATCAAGCAATTTGAAACCGATACTGGCTGGAAACTGCGAGTATTAACTCAGTACGACCGCACCCCTGGTCGAGCAGTGATCAATTATTGGGGTTTAGATGATAAAAGTATCCTGCTAGTTGCTGATTCTCGTGGCGGTAACATTCTCAGCTTTAGTGTGGGTGATGCCGTTTATGAGCTTTTACCCAGAACATTTTGGATAGAATTACAAACTCGTTTTGGTAACTTGTACTTTGTGCGGGAACAAGGCGAAGACCAAGCAATTTTACAAGCCCTCGACTCAGTTAAAGGCTGTTTACTCAAAGGCGGTTGTAACGTTGTACCTGGACTGCCCAGAGAACAGTGGATTCTCACTCTAGTAACCTCAGTCATTGGTGGGATAATTTGTGGATTTGCTGCCCAACCCCGCAACGACAAACAAATTGTTGCTTGGCAATGGGCATTAATTTTCTCGCCATTATGGGGAATTTTGTTTATCGCCTTCGGTATTGGGCCAGTAGTAACTCGCACTAGTGATTGGCTACCCCTAGTCCGAAATATTTCTGGCTTTTTCATTGGTGCTTTAGTGGCTTACCTGTCCCCTGTGTTCAGTCGTCCTTCTTCGAGTGCGGAGTTGTGA
- a CDS encoding pentapeptide repeat-containing protein, with protein sequence MTVEELLEQYAAGVTDFSGVELCEANLSGVKLSGINLSQANLSVVNLSGANLSEADLSHAKLNVARLSGVNFVGTNMNHASLNVANLIRSDLSRAQMRGASLVRAELIRAELSRADLFEANLSNADLREATLRKANLRRANLHETILKGCTLAGANLEMANLNAADLHRSDLSGANLRDAEFKQANLTHANLSGADLSGANLRWADLSGANLSWADLSGAKLSGANLMGANLSNANLTNTSFVHANLTEATLIKAEWVGADLTGATLTGAKLHSASRFGLKTEGMICEWVDLSPKGDRSIIQKFEADDPREFFNETPPTIRIIVDAALEPEANFALAGAYFHIAQEYRIIKQPPSMEIGRRRTVFTFRVDSDEALLPTACLAILPFRDATNTHKSIYQVIEILNKKDVPDLDTKIFHRVKPLTTLIEEAISQAQTIRQMKKNLELAAKLNFFRAPTQTILTNSSAQTLTVYDNPYFGKKFIHTSKLDAAFLADKTSDTATITSLSLNIVVDFLKSFHYIND encoded by the coding sequence ATGACTGTAGAGGAATTACTCGAACAATACGCAGCAGGGGTTACAGATTTTAGCGGAGTCGAACTTTGCGAAGCAAACCTGAGTGGTGTCAAACTCAGTGGTATCAATCTGAGTCAAGCTAATTTGAGTGTAGTTAATCTCAGTGGAGCAAATCTCAGCGAGGCTGATTTGAGCCATGCTAAGTTGAATGTCGCCAGACTGAGTGGCGTGAATTTCGTGGGTACAAACATGAATCACGCTAGTTTGAATGTGGCAAACTTGATTCGTTCTGACCTCAGCCGCGCCCAAATGCGGGGTGCTTCTTTAGTACGTGCGGAGTTAATTCGGGCAGAACTGAGTCGTGCTGACTTATTTGAAGCTAACCTCAGTAATGCTGACTTACGTGAAGCCACCCTGCGTAAAGCCAATCTTCGTCGCGCTAACTTACATGAAACAATTTTAAAAGGTTGTACCTTGGCTGGTGCGAACTTAGAGATGGCGAACTTAAACGCCGCCGACTTACATCGTAGCGACCTCAGCGGTGCTAATTTACGTGATGCAGAATTTAAACAGGCAAATCTCACTCATGCTAACCTCAGTGGGGCTGATTTGAGTGGTGCAAACCTGCGTTGGGCTGATTTAAGTGGCGCAAACCTCAGTTGGGCTGATTTAAGCGGCGCAAAATTGAGTGGGGCGAACTTAATGGGGGCAAACTTAAGCAATGCTAATTTAACCAATACAAGTTTTGTCCATGCCAACTTGACAGAGGCGACATTAATTAAAGCAGAATGGGTTGGTGCTGATTTAACAGGCGCAACCTTAACTGGGGCAAAACTGCATTCTGCCTCTCGGTTTGGGTTAAAAACAGAAGGAATGATTTGTGAATGGGTTGATCTTAGCCCAAAAGGCGATCGCTCGATCATCCAAAAATTTGAAGCCGACGACCCACGGGAATTTTTTAACGAAACCCCCCCAACCATTAGAATTATCGTCGATGCAGCCTTAGAACCAGAAGCTAACTTTGCCCTTGCTGGTGCTTATTTCCATATCGCTCAAGAATATCGCATCATCAAACAACCCCCCAGTATGGAAATTGGCCGTCGCCGGACTGTATTCACATTCCGAGTCGACAGCGATGAAGCTTTGTTACCTACAGCCTGTCTGGCAATTCTCCCCTTTAGAGATGCTACTAATACCCACAAAAGCATTTATCAAGTGATAGAGATTTTGAATAAAAAAGATGTTCCTGACTTAGACACCAAAATATTCCATCGGGTGAAGCCACTGACTACACTCATCGAAGAAGCTATTAGTCAGGCTCAAACGATTCGGCAAATGAAAAAAAATCTGGAATTAGCAGCAAAATTAAATTTCTTCCGAGCGCCTACGCAAACAATCTTAACCAATTCCAGCGCCCAAACTCTGACAGTATATGATAATCCCTACTTTGGGAAAAAATTTATTCATACCTCAAAACTCGATGCCGCATTTTTAGCAGATAAGACTTCTGATACTGCCACAATTACATCACTTTCGTTAAATATAGTTGTAGATTTTCTCAAAAGCTTTCACTATATCAATGATTAA
- a CDS encoding response regulator, with protein MYLAHSLISDSKQHHSQQPLILAVEDNDDNLLLISYALESLGCQFICQSDSSSTFLVAKEYQPDLIMLDILLPSLSGIEVVRYLKEDSLTCKIPVLAVTALATREDRERILKAGFDDYISKPFLIEDLETVVRRLLRGKLEPCFNDERLEARE; from the coding sequence ATGTATCTAGCACATTCATTAATCAGTGATAGCAAGCAGCACCACTCTCAGCAGCCTTTAATTTTGGCAGTGGAAGATAATGATGATAATCTTTTGCTGATTAGTTATGCTCTTGAGTCACTTGGCTGTCAATTCATCTGTCAATCAGACAGTTCCTCAACATTTTTGGTAGCTAAAGAGTATCAGCCAGACTTGATCATGTTAGATATTTTGTTACCTAGCCTCAGTGGAATTGAAGTTGTACGTTATTTGAAGGAAGATTCCCTAACTTGTAAAATTCCCGTACTCGCAGTGACGGCTTTAGCCACTAGAGAAGACAGAGAACGTATTCTTAAGGCTGGATTTGATGACTACATTAGCAAGCCATTTTTGATTGAAGATTTAGAAACTGTAGTTCGCCGTCTTTTGAGGGGAAAACTAGAGCCTTGTTTCAATGATGAGCGACTAGAGGCTAGGGAATAG
- a CDS encoding prephenate/arogenate dehydrogenase yields MNIGILGLGLIGGSLGYDLRSQGHHLLGVSRRESTCQTAVALGSVDEASVEMNLLAAADVIFICTPIALIVPQVEQLIAHLSPATIITDVGSVKAPIVEAISPLWERFVGGHPMAGTADSGIEAAQKNLFVDRPYVLTPDANTPQDAIAILEEIVRSLGAKIYHCQPAQHDRAVSWISHLPVMVSAALITACMGETDPAVLQLAQNLASSGFRDTSRVGGGNPELGVMMAKYNRQALLSSLQQYRQNINEVINLIEQEDWKTLEAKLQSTQQARPFFTE; encoded by the coding sequence ATGAATATTGGTATTTTGGGTTTGGGATTGATAGGCGGTTCTTTGGGTTATGATTTGCGATCGCAAGGTCATCATCTCTTGGGAGTCAGTCGCCGGGAATCTACCTGTCAAACAGCCGTAGCCCTTGGCAGTGTGGATGAAGCATCTGTGGAAATGAATTTGTTAGCAGCCGCAGACGTAATTTTTATTTGTACGCCTATCGCCCTTATTGTTCCCCAAGTTGAACAGTTAATTGCACATCTTTCTCCCGCTACGATTATTACTGATGTGGGTTCGGTGAAAGCACCAATAGTCGAGGCAATTTCACCGTTGTGGGAACGGTTTGTTGGCGGTCATCCAATGGCGGGAACGGCAGATAGTGGCATAGAAGCGGCGCAAAAAAATTTATTTGTTGATAGACCTTACGTACTCACACCAGATGCGAATACACCCCAAGATGCGATCGCTATTTTAGAGGAGATTGTGCGATCGCTGGGCGCAAAAATTTACCATTGTCAACCAGCACAACATGACCGCGCTGTGAGTTGGATTTCCCATTTACCTGTGATGGTGAGTGCTGCTTTAATTACTGCTTGTATGGGCGAAACTGACCCCGCAGTTTTACAATTAGCGCAAAATTTAGCTAGTTCTGGGTTCCGTGACACCAGCCGAGTCGGTGGTGGAAACCCTGAATTGGGAGTCATGATGGCAAAATATAATCGCCAAGCCTTGTTGAGTTCATTGCAACAATATCGCCAAAACATTAATGAAGTTATTAACTTGATTGAACAAGAAGATTGGAAAACCTTAGAAGCAAAATTGCAGTCAACCCAACAAGCAAGACCTTTTTTTACCGAGTAA
- a CDS encoding response regulator: MLERVINILLVEDDEVDVMNVKRAFKKVNITNPLYLASNGLEALEMLRNDYDQNPSVPNERRLILLDLNMPKMSGIEFLQELRSDPKLCTTPVVVMTTSNQDQDRVQAYNLNVAGYILKPLTFNKFVETMTTLNKYWILCEMP; encoded by the coding sequence ATGCTGGAAAGAGTGATTAATATATTACTAGTGGAGGATGATGAAGTTGATGTGATGAATGTCAAGCGTGCCTTTAAAAAAGTTAATATTACTAATCCCCTGTATCTAGCAAGTAATGGCTTAGAAGCTCTAGAGATGTTGCGGAATGACTATGATCAAAACCCAAGTGTACCAAATGAGCGTCGCTTGATTTTACTAGATTTAAATATGCCGAAAATGAGTGGTATCGAATTTCTGCAAGAATTGCGTTCTGATCCAAAATTATGTACCACGCCTGTAGTAGTTATGACTACCTCAAATCAGGATCAAGATAGGGTACAAGCCTACAACTTAAACGTTGCAGGATATATCCTCAAACCACTCACATTCAATAAGTTCGTTGAGACAATGACTACATTGAATAAATACTGGATATTGTGCGAAATGCCTTAA
- a CDS encoding Uma2 family endonuclease has protein sequence MVKYNPLSCLPSSAELPDSDDTPVDNELQNLIPNLLDAILALAWSQRTDWFFGVDMGIYYAPNTPQLVPDGFLSIGVERFIGEEGRLSYVLWEEDGIVPIFALEVVSQTYGGEYEKKKIDYANLGILYYAIYVPSRRYRRKREPLEVYHLENSEYILQPGSRVWMPEIGLALGRERGTYLGRTREWLYWYDEAGQRLLTPEELVQQERERTQQEQQRAERLAQRLRELGINPDEI, from the coding sequence ATGGTAAAGTACAACCCCCTCAGCTGCCTTCCATCCTCGGCAGAATTGCCCGACTCCGATGATACGCCAGTGGATAACGAACTACAAAACCTGATTCCCAATTTACTGGATGCGATTTTAGCTTTAGCCTGGAGTCAACGCACCGATTGGTTTTTCGGTGTTGATATGGGGATTTATTATGCACCCAACACTCCGCAATTAGTACCTGATGGTTTTCTCAGCATAGGTGTAGAACGTTTTATTGGTGAAGAGGGACGTTTAAGCTATGTTCTCTGGGAAGAAGATGGTATTGTTCCTATTTTTGCCTTAGAAGTTGTTTCACAAACCTACGGTGGCGAATACGAAAAGAAAAAAATCGACTACGCCAACTTAGGCATTTTATATTATGCAATTTACGTACCCAGCCGGAGATATCGGCGTAAACGAGAACCTTTAGAAGTTTATCATTTAGAAAATAGTGAATACATCTTACAACCAGGTTCGCGGGTGTGGATGCCAGAAATTGGTTTAGCACTTGGTAGAGAACGCGGTACTTATCTGGGGCGGACGCGCGAGTGGTTATATTGGTATGACGAAGCTGGACAAAGATTACTTACACCAGAGGAGTTAGTGCAGCAAGAAAGAGAACGCACACAACAAGAACAACAACGCGCTGAGAGACTAGCGCAAAGGTTACGGGAGTTGGGTATTAATCCAGATGAGATTTAA
- a CDS encoding ATP-binding protein: MEETLRILVVDDDEVDRMAVRRALMQAGVKMELSEADNGHEALLALASITFDCVFLDYRLPDQDGLTLIRRVQASEIKVPLVVLTAQGDEQIAVELMKAGATDYLAKSRVSSETLAQILRNAMRVYRAEMQANLALQQLKESHEQLIRKNQELERQRQQIQLQNLKLIEASRLKTQFLATMSHELRTPMNAIIGFSQILLRPKFGQLSPQQTDMVERILNNGKHLLMLLNEVLDFSKLEAGRLELKAELFDLTTVINSTVKEMQSLAEAKKLALQVQIDLENPWVFNDSVRLRQILVNLLSNAIKFTETGSIWLEVEELPENRIAIAVRDTGIGIAPKDFQHIFEAFRQVDQSLTRKYPGTGLGLAIVDSLVRMMNGKILIESQLGVGSMFKIELPRQILAKDIAGKIPALNVDGEHIFFSAHNPHKSSPPSRRSSMRYPNLKL, encoded by the coding sequence ATGGAAGAAACGCTGAGAATTTTGGTTGTAGACGATGATGAAGTAGACCGGATGGCAGTACGCCGTGCTTTGATGCAAGCAGGTGTCAAAATGGAACTGTCAGAGGCTGATAATGGCCATGAAGCACTATTAGCGTTGGCGAGTATTACCTTTGATTGTGTTTTCCTAGATTATCGCTTGCCAGATCAAGATGGTTTAACACTGATTCGTCGGGTACAAGCATCAGAAATCAAAGTTCCTTTAGTGGTTTTGACTGCACAAGGTGATGAACAAATTGCTGTTGAATTGATGAAAGCTGGCGCGACAGATTATTTGGCCAAATCACGGGTATCTTCCGAAACATTGGCGCAAATTTTACGCAATGCTATGCGGGTATACCGTGCTGAAATGCAAGCAAATTTAGCACTGCAACAGTTAAAAGAAAGTCATGAACAACTGATCCGCAAAAATCAAGAACTCGAAAGACAAAGACAACAAATTCAACTGCAAAATTTAAAATTAATCGAAGCATCAAGACTAAAAACGCAATTTTTAGCTACGATGTCCCATGAATTGCGGACACCAATGAATGCAATTATTGGGTTTTCACAAATTTTATTGCGACCAAAATTCGGTCAATTATCGCCTCAACAAACCGATATGGTCGAGCGCATTCTCAATAATGGGAAGCATTTATTAATGTTATTAAATGAAGTTCTGGATTTTTCCAAATTAGAAGCAGGCAGGCTGGAATTAAAAGCCGAATTATTTGATTTAACGACAGTCATAAATAGCACTGTCAAAGAAATGCAATCTCTAGCAGAAGCTAAAAAATTAGCTTTGCAAGTCCAGATAGATTTAGAAAATCCTTGGGTATTTAATGATTCAGTACGTTTGCGGCAAATTTTAGTAAATTTACTGTCGAATGCCATCAAGTTTACCGAAACAGGTTCTATCTGGTTAGAAGTTGAAGAACTGCCAGAAAATCGCATAGCGATCGCAGTTCGTGATACAGGTATTGGTATCGCTCCCAAAGATTTTCAACACATTTTTGAAGCCTTTCGCCAAGTGGATCAAAGCCTGACGCGCAAATATCCCGGTACAGGCTTGGGTTTGGCAATTGTCGATTCCTTAGTACGAATGATGAATGGCAAAATCTTGATCGAGAGCCAATTAGGAGTCGGTTCAATGTTTAAAATCGAGTTACCCAGACAAATATTAGCCAAAGATATAGCCGGAAAAATCCCGGCTTTAAATGTTGATGGTGAACATATTTTTTTCTCGGCCCATAATCCCCATAAATCTTCCCCCCCATCTCGTCGCTCATCGATGAGGTATCCCAATTTAAAACTATAA
- a CDS encoding hybrid sensor histidine kinase/response regulator produces the protein MSVVEKSQKVDRILAVDDTKDNLILVQTILESEGYQIDLATDGKSALEYVEKSPPDLILLDVMMPGMDGYEVTDRIRKNPAIKIYIPILLITAFHESSVVDGLDAGADDFIRKPFDTDELLARVRSLLRLKRSLDEQDKMARQREDFVSRLTHDLRTPLVAADRMLGLFLEETFCKISPEMKQAISVMIRSNKNLMQMVNTLLEVSRMDAGKKTFNDDVCNLPEIIQEVVSELAPLTNEKNLNVTVDTSGLANNPTNPGVVMGDPLELRRVFNNLLGNAIKFTDTGGITIRISEQADNPKDKTWVIIAVEDTGYGIAPEDQAGIFERFRQGRNKRSGSGLGLHLSYRIAEAHGGNITVASELGKGSVFTVRLPKSIEETAEC, from the coding sequence ATGTCTGTTGTGGAAAAGTCTCAAAAAGTTGATCGCATTCTTGCCGTTGATGACACTAAAGATAACCTGATCTTGGTGCAAACAATTCTAGAAAGTGAAGGCTATCAGATCGATTTAGCAACTGACGGGAAATCAGCTTTAGAATATGTGGAAAAGTCTCCGCCGGACTTGATTCTGCTGGATGTGATGATGCCAGGGATGGATGGTTATGAAGTTACCGATCGCATTCGCAAGAACCCAGCGATTAAAATTTATATTCCCATTCTGTTAATTACAGCCTTTCATGAATCTAGTGTAGTGGATGGACTAGATGCAGGTGCAGATGATTTTATTCGCAAACCTTTTGATACAGATGAACTATTAGCAAGAGTGCGATCGCTGTTGCGACTCAAGCGCAGTTTAGACGAACAAGACAAAATGGCTCGCCAACGGGAAGACTTTGTATCGCGTCTTACCCATGATTTGCGTACTCCCTTAGTAGCAGCAGATCGAATGCTGGGTTTGTTTCTGGAAGAGACATTCTGCAAAATTTCGCCGGAAATGAAACAAGCCATCTCCGTCATGATTCGCAGCAACAAAAACTTAATGCAAATGGTCAATACCTTGCTAGAAGTGTCTCGTATGGATGCAGGGAAAAAGACTTTCAACGATGATGTTTGCAATTTACCCGAAATCATTCAAGAAGTAGTCAGTGAGTTAGCGCCCCTGACGAATGAGAAAAATTTAAATGTCACAGTAGACACCAGTGGTTTAGCCAACAATCCCACAAATCCCGGCGTGGTGATGGGTGATCCTTTAGAACTGCGCCGTGTGTTCAACAACCTCCTGGGTAACGCCATCAAATTTACCGATACAGGCGGAATTACAATTCGGATTTCTGAGCAAGCAGACAACCCCAAAGACAAAACCTGGGTAATCATTGCCGTGGAAGATACTGGTTATGGTATCGCCCCCGAAGACCAAGCAGGTATATTCGAGCGATTTCGTCAAGGGAGAAATAAACGCTCTGGTAGCGGTTTAGGGTTGCATCTTTCCTACAGAATTGCTGAAGCCCACGGTGGTAATATTACCGTTGCTTCCGAACTAGGTAAAGGCAGCGTGTTTACAGTGCGACTACCAAAAAGTATCGAAGAAACTGCTGAGTGCTGA
- a CDS encoding Uma2 family endonuclease, producing the protein MTQAIPKLVTFDEFVDWLPENSGVRYELHNGSIVEMAQPVGDHEEIKGFVAKKVTVEFSRLDLPFLIPNQAMVRPLEKDSGYFPDVLVINQANLANEPLWKKASTITLGASIPLIIEVVSTNWRDDYHLKYADYEEMGIAEYWIIDYAALGGRNFIGNPKQPTISVCNLVDGEYQISKFRDSDRMISKTFPELHLTPNQIFQAGLV; encoded by the coding sequence ATGACTCAAGCCATACCCAAGCTAGTAACCTTTGATGAATTTGTGGATTGGCTACCTGAAAACTCAGGAGTACGCTACGAATTACATAATGGAAGTATTGTTGAAATGGCACAACCAGTAGGAGATCACGAAGAAATTAAGGGTTTTGTTGCAAAAAAAGTCACCGTTGAGTTCTCTCGATTAGACCTTCCTTTCTTGATACCTAACCAAGCGATGGTTAGACCTCTGGAAAAAGATTCTGGTTATTTTCCTGATGTGTTAGTGATAAATCAGGCAAATTTGGCAAATGAACCATTATGGAAAAAAGCATCTACCATCACTTTGGGTGCATCAATACCTTTGATTATTGAAGTTGTATCAACTAACTGGCGAGACGATTACCACTTAAAATATGCTGACTATGAGGAGATGGGTATCGCTGAGTATTGGATTATTGACTATGCGGCGTTGGGTGGACGTAATTTCATTGGTAATCCCAAACAACCGACAATCTCTGTGTGTAATTTAGTTGATGGAGAATATCAGATTAGTAAGTTTAGAGATAGCGATCGCATGATCTCTAAAACTTTTCCTGAATTACATCTGACTCCAAATCAAATTTTTCAAGCTGGGTTGGTATAA
- a CDS encoding DUF1517 domain-containing protein, translating to MRDTFNKMVGRTRYVVCRLFIHLGGSDVAPILGVLNRGARDAIDSEGDMQVLGETLVELCETLLRYDQDWMSAANEGDVFWSEGEAGDYINELFTDSAERYGADIDWDSPSDFDEPLSLPVTRNVVVMITVAFEGEVPELETDLSNIQALKEGLKALINLHYKHKFKAIQVHFSPAQLGDELNNDELLQYYPELIPL from the coding sequence ATGCGTGATACCTTTAACAAAATGGTTGGTCGGACTCGCTATGTAGTCTGTCGGTTATTTATTCACTTGGGTGGGTCAGATGTTGCACCAATTTTAGGCGTATTAAATCGTGGTGCCAGAGATGCGATCGATTCTGAAGGCGATATGCAGGTTTTAGGAGAAACATTAGTCGAACTGTGCGAAACGCTTCTGCGCTACGATCAGGATTGGATGTCTGCTGCCAACGAAGGCGATGTATTTTGGAGTGAAGGCGAAGCAGGTGATTATATCAACGAGTTATTTACAGACTCGGCCGAAAGATACGGTGCTGATATAGATTGGGATTCTCCTTCGGACTTTGATGAACCTTTATCTCTTCCAGTGACACGCAATGTTGTGGTGATGATTACCGTAGCCTTTGAAGGCGAAGTACCAGAGTTAGAAACCGACCTATCGAATATTCAAGCACTCAAAGAAGGTTTAAAAGCCCTAATCAATCTGCACTACAAACACAAATTCAAAGCGATTCAAGTACATTTTTCACCAGCGCAGTTAGGTGATGAATTGAACAACGATGAATTGTTGCAATATTACCCAGAATTGATACCTTTGTAA